The Candidatus Nanohalovita haloferacivicina genome has a window encoding:
- a CDS encoding vWA domain-containing protein, whose protein sequence is MLTALSNSALSNYFLDPAWVLALAALIPLIIFYLVKPKPDEKMMPSIRFFMKDRKEGRIKQAISKILQNLMLIFHILFVIAVVAAVANPFINGPSTADRSVVVIDNSASMEGSLEDAKNFAVDRLGGTNTVILVNDDVKVIANEATRASARRAINNVELEETPTDLARALQISRNYRGQLVLASDTDHTASSRETTSVIQNIKANREVYVMDAKTSNSWGFADLNVKESWVEVKNYDDSQQQVNIELDGTAESVTLQPGEARRVDIDLEKGENTVSLPEDGMAADNTLSVYRPEQSTLEVAVIADSENRYLMKAFELINQTDPEFYQSPIESFPSADVYVIGQSENTLSQTVNSVENRVQNGATAVVMANEGLEPEYYDHLPVENIGERTEANVEFRKPRKINIGNTEVYNLTVTGRGLSDPQNALVHGTHGQGDILVYNINDEDFRRDFLYPVFWRNVVDAYSEVKDAEDLNLETGQTVRADGKPVELNRTGFHELGGQKYTANLLNDDESSTESSTITSSESATSTVPKSIQNLAALLVLLLALTEAGYLYYIGDMQ, encoded by the coding sequence ATGCTAACCGCATTAAGCAATTCGGCGTTAAGCAATTATTTTCTTGATCCGGCCTGGGTACTGGCGCTAGCAGCCCTAATACCGCTGATCATATTCTACCTGGTAAAGCCCAAGCCTGATGAAAAGATGATGCCCTCAATCCGGTTCTTCATGAAGGACAGGAAGGAAGGCAGGATAAAACAGGCCATATCAAAAATTCTGCAAAACCTCATGCTGATATTCCATATACTCTTTGTCATAGCAGTGGTAGCGGCAGTAGCAAATCCTTTCATCAATGGCCCTTCAACTGCGGATAGGTCCGTAGTTGTAATTGATAACTCTGCAAGTATGGAAGGATCTCTAGAAGATGCCAAGAACTTTGCAGTAGATAGGCTTGGAGGAACAAATACTGTAATCCTAGTAAACGATGACGTAAAGGTTATAGCCAATGAAGCAACCAGGGCCTCAGCAAGAAGAGCAATTAATAATGTAGAACTGGAGGAAACTCCTACAGATCTCGCAAGAGCCCTGCAGATATCAAGAAACTATCGGGGCCAGCTAGTTCTTGCGAGCGACACAGATCACACGGCAAGCTCTAGAGAAACAACATCTGTAATACAGAATATCAAGGCCAATAGAGAAGTATACGTAATGGATGCAAAGACATCCAACTCCTGGGGATTCGCAGACCTAAACGTCAAAGAATCGTGGGTGGAAGTCAAAAACTATGACGACAGTCAGCAACAGGTAAACATAGAGCTTGATGGCACAGCTGAGAGCGTTACACTCCAACCTGGAGAGGCCCGAAGAGTAGACATCGATCTAGAAAAAGGAGAGAACACAGTCTCGCTGCCAGAAGATGGAATGGCTGCAGACAACACTCTCTCAGTATACAGGCCTGAACAGTCAACACTTGAAGTAGCAGTAATAGCAGATAGTGAAAACAGATACCTGATGAAGGCCTTTGAACTAATTAACCAGACTGATCCAGAGTTCTACCAGTCTCCTATAGAGAGCTTTCCAAGTGCAGATGTCTATGTGATCGGACAGTCGGAGAATACGCTATCACAGACCGTGAACAGCGTGGAAAACCGTGTACAGAATGGTGCAACAGCAGTAGTAATGGCAAATGAAGGTCTCGAACCAGAATACTACGATCATCTGCCGGTAGAAAATATAGGAGAGCGGACAGAGGCAAATGTAGAGTTCAGAAAACCTAGGAAAATCAACATAGGAAACACAGAAGTATACAATCTCACAGTTACGGGAAGAGGCCTTTCCGATCCGCAGAACGCGCTAGTTCACGGAACTCACGGCCAGGGAGATATCCTAGTCTACAATATTAACGATGAAGACTTCAGAAGAGACTTCCTTTACCCGGTTTTCTGGCGAAACGTAGTAGATGCCTACTCCGAAGTAAAAGATGCAGAAGATCTAAATCTTGAGACAGGCCAGACAGTAAGAGCTGACGGAAAGCCAGTTGAACTAAACAGAACAGGCTTCCACGAACTAGGAGGCCAGAAATACACAGCAAACCTGCTAAACGATGATGAATCCTCTACAGAATCATCTACAATAACTTCAAGCGAATCAGCAACATCAACAGTGCCAAAAAGCATTCAGAATCTGGCAGCATTACTGGTTCTCCTGCTAGCACTTACAGAAGCAGGATACCTCTACTACATAGGTGATATGCAATGA
- a CDS encoding vWA domain-containing protein, which yields MITFEHSLGLILVLISFTGLYAAYRAEEIYGEILGLTRFLLLFLLALAVAGPQIQMAQERMRTPEVNILEDNSRSTQFMQDDKVSFQEIQTNRNIIASGNNSEMKNSILNSIQQDGAYLIVSDLQTDEDMNEVIRKANRNNASISFLKPEMTSEHAITIEGPEQTVPGANNQYTVKLSSTKGGSVPVEVRVDGNQIHSGRITSTYNFTRKFGSKGHHKIQASIDVNDQESSNNAYYKTVEVTKKPEILVIGQSSSLGTDLSEYFRLEYTSSVPEDMSDYDAVLLKEDVPEENLIEYVSQGGGLVYTGDHQNSYDVLPVKEADDSEESSKAARVIMAVDTSASFYSERSRTKEKARYAAKYFVSALYRQSVGSKVAVINYGGTVQGSSYVPRIMRNPGEPAFLSMVNSEDKNRVFSRVDSLDGIGGAIQSYGLRASKELAEKEQSKSTIVMITDGRFEDVEKFNTQRTQDDIKIESEQDKQNFRDIAMSLDDSKTSLCFLTIGGGADTAFLNGFVDRTNIVSFEDMRNQGRFCDLLGGGGNSGAGRVYAVNNQHFISRGGINPDLAVAGTYNARLRPSGNLILATGENKPVLATWRYGLGRVAAFTTRDSNLGDMMRGDPSSVVRTFSWSVGEIDREGRWIKVSSTRVGGQKPEVEASYSIEGLTRDADGTYSKTLDPEGLGFHEFNGVPYSYNYNSEIENIGYDSRIERIASETGGKVYEPSQKGQIVEDLQTFSDERVVRRTSLTPYLLIAALIVFLGEVGFRKMKGRK from the coding sequence ATGATAACCTTCGAGCACTCCCTAGGACTGATACTGGTTTTAATCAGCTTTACAGGCCTCTACGCTGCATACAGGGCTGAGGAAATATACGGAGAGATACTGGGCCTGACAAGATTTCTACTACTGTTTTTACTGGCTCTAGCGGTTGCAGGCCCTCAGATACAGATGGCGCAGGAAAGAATGAGAACTCCAGAAGTCAATATTCTGGAGGATAACTCCCGGTCCACACAGTTCATGCAGGATGACAAGGTAAGTTTCCAGGAAATCCAGACAAACAGAAATATTATTGCATCAGGAAACAACTCAGAAATGAAGAACAGCATCCTCAACAGTATTCAACAGGATGGAGCATACCTTATCGTCTCCGATTTACAGACAGACGAGGACATGAATGAGGTAATACGGAAGGCCAATAGAAACAATGCGAGTATAAGCTTCCTGAAACCGGAAATGACATCCGAACACGCAATAACAATAGAAGGCCCGGAGCAAACAGTACCCGGCGCCAACAACCAGTACACCGTAAAACTCAGCTCCACAAAAGGAGGATCAGTACCGGTAGAAGTCAGAGTAGATGGAAACCAGATACACAGCGGCCGAATAACATCAACATACAACTTTACAAGAAAATTTGGCTCAAAAGGCCACCACAAAATACAGGCCTCAATCGACGTCAACGACCAGGAATCCTCCAACAATGCATACTACAAAACAGTAGAAGTAACCAAAAAACCTGAAATACTGGTGATAGGCCAGAGCTCCAGCCTTGGAACAGATCTAAGCGAATACTTCAGACTGGAGTACACAAGCTCAGTACCAGAAGACATGTCAGACTACGACGCAGTACTACTCAAAGAAGACGTACCGGAAGAAAACCTGATAGAATACGTTTCACAGGGAGGAGGCCTAGTCTACACAGGAGATCACCAGAATTCATATGATGTTCTGCCAGTAAAGGAAGCTGATGATAGTGAAGAGAGTAGTAAGGCTGCAAGAGTAATAATGGCGGTAGATACCTCCGCTAGCTTCTACAGTGAGAGAAGCAGGACCAAGGAGAAGGCTAGATATGCTGCAAAATACTTTGTTTCTGCATTGTATCGTCAAAGCGTTGGTTCAAAAGTAGCAGTCATTAATTATGGAGGTACTGTTCAAGGTTCGAGTTACGTCCCGAGAATAATGCGTAATCCAGGAGAACCAGCATTCCTTAGTATGGTCAATAGTGAGGATAAAAACAGAGTCTTTTCGAGGGTAGATTCTCTTGATGGAATTGGTGGAGCGATACAAAGTTATGGTCTCAGAGCTTCTAAAGAGCTTGCTGAGAAGGAGCAATCTAAATCAACTATTGTGATGATAACTGATGGTCGATTTGAAGACGTAGAGAAATTCAACACGCAAAGAACTCAAGATGATATTAAAATTGAATCTGAACAGGATAAACAGAACTTCCGTGATATTGCTATGAGTTTGGATGATAGTAAAACCTCTCTTTGTTTCCTAACGATAGGAGGTGGAGCTGATACAGCCTTCTTGAATGGGTTCGTTGATAGGACCAATATAGTATCTTTTGAAGATATGAGAAATCAAGGACGCTTTTGCGATCTTCTAGGGGGAGGAGGTAATTCTGGAGCTGGTAGAGTCTATGCTGTAAATAATCAACATTTTATCTCCAGAGGAGGTATAAATCCTGACTTGGCAGTGGCAGGGACTTATAACGCTCGGTTAAGGCCTTCAGGGAATTTAATACTGGCAACTGGAGAAAATAAGCCTGTTCTTGCTACATGGAGATATGGGTTAGGAAGGGTTGCGGCATTTACAACTAGAGATTCTAATTTAGGGGATATGATGCGTGGTGACCCTTCTTCTGTTGTCAGAACATTTTCCTGGTCCGTAGGAGAGATAGATAGAGAGGGCCGCTGGATAAAAGTTTCTTCAACGAGAGTTGGAGGCCAGAAACCTGAAGTTGAGGCATCCTACAGTATTGAAGGCCTTACACGTGATGCGGATGGAACTTACTCGAAGACTCTGGATCCTGAAGGCCTTGGCTTCCATGAATTCAACGGCGTGCCTTACAGCTACAACTATAACTCTGAAATAGAGAATATAGGGTATGATAGCAGGATTGAAAGAATTGCATCGGAGACAGGGGGCAAAGTGT